The Setaria viridis chromosome 2, Setaria_viridis_v4.0, whole genome shotgun sequence DNA window ccgtcgcccaggaAAGGGTTCGTCCTccccgtgcctagcctcattcccgcTTCGAGCGCTAGGTCACAGCGCCTCTGGCTGCCATGAGCAGGAGTgcgttctcctcttcttctcgtttccatccacctcccttctataatccactccaaattGTTCCAATCAAGTACAAAATTGAGCCCCCAATTGCTAGAAGTGGAGGCCTTAGTTCCGGATCCGAAGGGATGGATATCATTGAGAGGGGGCTGTGAGGTCTCGACCTCCGCCCCTATTTGCATTGCCTGCCAACTGCCGCTGTGCCCCCCTCCCTGGTGCCATGCCCTTGCTGGCACATGGCTCTACTTGGTTGACTGCAAGGAGACACTCGGCTCCTTGTTttctttccccttcctcctctctccttcaccccttaGGTTCAGGTAGCGGGTAGGGTGTGCAGCCCAAGTGAGCAGCTACTCGCCAAGGTGAGCGGCAGTAGATCAACATCACTCTAGCTAGTCATTTCGTATGGGTATGGAGGCGTGGTCAAAGTCCGAAAGCCAGTGTAAAATCGTATGAAAGCGATGGATGGCTGGTGATTGACGACAGAGCGGAGGGTAGCTGACCACCATTATCCACTAAGCAACGAAGGTGAACACAAGAGGGGAATGTGATGATCATGGTATGAACGACCAGAAGCTGCCGTCATCCATCATCATGATCTCGTTCAGCCCGTACCAGATGTCCTGCACCTTCGACACCGACCTCGCGCCGTGCttcccatccgccgccgccgccactgccgcaaGAGCCACGTGCACCGGTAAGGACGCGTTCGACCCGCAGGTCTCGTGCAAGCTCTCGGGCAGCGGTtgcagcaggtggtggtggcggtggtacgTCGAGGTCGACGCCTAGGAAGGTGCGGGCATGGGGCCGCGTTGTCAGGGAAGTTGAGCTTGGCGCGACGGCCCCGAAGCACGACGACGGTGATATTGTAGGCACACGCAGCATCCTCGGCGGTGTCGAAGGTGCCAAGCCACTTGCGCACGGCACGGTGCGGGTCGTAGATCTCCACCACCCACTTGCcccacggccgcggccgcacGCCATGGTACTTGCTCACCCtcccccttcgccgccgccgcagcttgcCCACGCCCCCGGCGACTGCGGCACGGCTCGCGAACGCGAACTACTCCCCTCCGTCGTCGTTGTCACTGCTCGACCCGTCTGCGCCGCACGTGGTGCAGGCACACGCCGTGGGAGCTTCGACGACCAATTGCAATAAAGTTTGGGGACCTTTTTGGAAAATCATCAAGACATATTTCAatgactgcgggttgattacgaaaaagttgaggaacttttttcaaaataactacgatggttggaagaaacaaccgtaAGGTATAGACTACTGGAACGATGCAACATGCAAGTTGTTCATCAAAGGAAGTCATTGTTTGTATTCCTCCCTGTGCGCCTACGTTAAGAACTTGGTAAGTCGATGGATCGCCTATTGGAGTGCGTCATTATATTCAGAGATTAGTTGGAGAAGACAATGGTGCATGGGATTGGTTCTTTACGTTACTTTGTCAACTACTCATCTGACTCTTGCAGGAGCAGAAAATTTTCACCCAAAGAGATCGATCCATTTGCAGAGCTGCTCAAGCAATTGCAGTTCAGAAACAACCTGTCGATTCGATCCAGCAGCCGGGGCAGTCAACAAATGCAAGCACTAGCGGATGAGGTTTTTGTTGGGTAATCGAGTTTTGCCACGTACATGTTGATGAATTTCACTAGGGCTTGAACTTTGGACGATTTATGATTGCGGATGTGGAAGTCAATGCCTGATGCGCAACTTCACGTTGGTTTTGACCCAGACATCATAAAAGTCAGAGGTGGTCAATGAGGATCTTTAGCTTTTACCCTGTGTCCTGCACAGCTATATCTGATATCtgcatcaaacaaaaaaaaaacaatgttcCAGAGAAAGCAAGAAAAAGAAGTGAATTAGCTGGGCCACTGGGCTGCAGCCCAAGGTAGACACATGGTCTGTAAAGAAGGTGACTTATGTGTGGTCACGGCCAGACAAGCCCAGAACGAGTCAATGCCCACGGGCCAAGCATCTAACAGCCCAAAAGCACATGGATCCGGGAGGTATTCCGATCTGGCTTCCGGAAGCCGGATAGTTATTTGGCTTCAAACGATTTAAGATTTATGTACTAGAGATCGTCCAATCgcccttctctcttcctctcctcttaCTTCTCTCTTGCGCTGCTGAGGAGTCTAGTTCGATGGAGCGGGCGGGAGGTGgggaggcgccgccggctgAGGTGGTGGTCGAGGTCGACGGGGTTAAGGTTAGGGTTTCCGGGTTTCGAGGCTTCCAACAGCAATCAGCCTtagaggaggagggtggcggaaGCGGTGGAAGCCCAGCGGAGGTGATAGGTTGGCCGCTGGCGGAGTGAGGCAGCGCGGGAGCGTCGCCGGCCGTGCAGGGTCGAACAGCCGGTGGCGGGGGACGAGGAAGGCCACGAGGTTAGGAAGGGTGAGGTGGACGGTGAGTGCGGATGGTGGgcggatggcgtggcggcgtggcaACCGCCGGCCGAGGCAGCGGTGACgagggcggcgggtggaggatgCCACGCGAGATAGAAGAAGCTGGAGCATTTATGGGCCCTTGAAGGGCCTAAGCTATCCTCCCTATCCGGCACACGGAAGCCAGATAGGAGTCCTCAATCCGGGTCCCTACGAAATTATGGAAACCTATATAGCTTCCAGAAGTTTTTTAGTTACCCAACTTCCACTATTTGAGATTTCGTGCACACAACACCATCCGTTGGATGGATCTCCACTCCTCCCTCAACCCGAACTTCTCCACCATCCCTGGCCTGCCGCCGCTGGCcccgacctcgccggcgacccGACAACGGCTCCCCGCAGCCCCgcacgccgccgacgcctcTTGCGGGCGCAAGCACCGCCGCCCTCAGGCGTGCCGGCCGCAAGCGGCGCCACCCCCGAGCGCGCGGCCACGAGGCCCTTCGCCACCCTctggccgcgccgccacccccgaGCGCGCCAGccagcgcgccgccgtccgctTGCCGTGCTCACGAAGGAAGATGAGAAAAATTGGAATGTTGAACCTTATTTGTTGAAATGTTGAATCTTGTTTGTCCAAATGTTAAAATAGAaagtgaaaaatgttgaatgttgtATTTGTGTTACAAAATGTTGATCTcagttttaaaaaatgttgaagctATTATGTTTTAATGTTGATCtgatttttaaaaaatgttgaatctgagTTGTTGAAATGTTGAATTGGTTTGTTAAAATGTTGATTTGAATTTTTAATTGGGCCTAATGAGTTTTATAGTTGTGATGTTTAACTGGCTTCCGGTACCACGAAATCATGCATGACTCAGCCTGAAACGTATGCGCATCAAGAGTACCAAAACTTCCAAAATTTGATACTAGATATAGTCATCGCTGCAACCTGCAAATGTGTGCACCCACGTTCATGGAGGACTCGTATAGATATAGTCATATGTCGCTTTTGATGAATTTGAGAATTTCTATCAGTACTAGAAGACACCAAGCGTTGGTGGTGTCCATTGATCGTGCGAGTGCAAGAAGTTCTTCCTTTTGGAACTTTGATTTGTTTGATTGACGAAGACACAGAAAAAGGACAACGGCGATTCGCATTGGAGTCGCCGAACTGCCGAGTCCGGCCGGACGCCCAAACCCATCCAATCGCTGCTCCACATAAACCAGCTCACTGCCACGCCGGGCCCACATCAACGGCCGGGCCCTTTGTCCCTCTTCAACTAGCTACCTGGATTCCCATCCCTGACTCTGTCTGGCTCCCTCCGTAGACACTCCACGCCACCTCCAGATCCGCGTCCTGACTCAAGACCAACAAACAAATCGCCGGccaggagggagaagagaggatGGGGGCGGTGGTGACGGCGGTGATCGCCAtcgcggcggtggtgctgggcTGGATCACCATCGAGATGGCCTGCAAGCCCTGCCTCGAGaccggccgccgcgccatgGACCGCGCCCTCGACCCCAACTACGACCCGGACTCCCCCACCAACGCCAccaccggctccggcggcgcctccgccaACGAGCCGCTCCTCGGCGACCTCTCCGCgtccaccgcgccgcccgccaaGGCCATCTGATCTCCTTCCTCATCCGGCGATTCCGGCGGCCCAACCCCCTCCTGTAGGCGGACAGGCAAATGCAGAAGTAGGCTTTGTTTGCTCCTTCCTCGTGATCTTGTTTGTCTCCATGTATGGTGTGAGCTTATGAGTTTGTTGTTCATGTGATTTTTGTTAAGATATGGTACCAAACTGCTATCTAGCTGTGTAAGCTGCTGTAAAAAAACGAGAGAAGAACATGGTTCATCCGAGTGTCTTGACTACATATAtgatcctgaattcctgattgAGGCTTCAAATCTCTATGCTACAAGTGACATTGCAACCTAGATTCTGATGGGGACTTCACCTTTCTACACCATATATACACACTCGGGTAAACTCTGGGCCAAAACTGGTCAGGTTAGCAGGCGAGAGATATATGTGCAGAACTACAGATTGGTACCTATGCTGCTATTCCTCCTCCATCGGCGCCTCGTTGCTCCCTTCCGCCGCCGCATCATCCTCGTCCATGGTGTTGTCGTTCTCGGCAGCCGGAGTGTCCGAGTCAGACTCCGTctgctcctcatcttcctcatccacgCTTCCATACACTTGGGAGCTCACCACATGACCGTGCAGGTCCTTGTGCTTCAAATTGCCTGATAAAACAGAGGCATCAGAGGTTGGCGTAGCTTTGTAGGTTCTATAGCATACAAAACCACAGTTCTAGATTGAGATGTCGTTTGTTCCCAACTTGCATTTTtctcctttcaaaaaaaacagagagaaactTGCATTTTTCTGGATAACTAGCATAATTGTTATGGAATTGTGGATGAGGTTGCGAGATTTACCCATCCAAAATTTCTTCTCCGTGGAGCAGTTGTGTAGCAGCGCCTTGACTTGGAACAAGAACCGCTCCATGGATCTCTTTGCAGGAGGTATTTTGCTTGTGATCATTGTCCGCTTGTAACCCTGTGCGAGATCGAGGTACTTGTTCTAAGCATGGAGCATAAAACTTATGACAGTGAGCATCACACACAGAATCATTTATCAGCTGTACCTTAGCCTCTGCACATATAGTTTGGATTATTCTTGTCGCTTTCTGAAGTTCTTTTAGCTGCG harbors:
- the LOC117843490 gene encoding uncharacterized protein, which gives rise to MGAVVTAVIAIAAVVLGWITIEMACKPCLETGRRAMDRALDPNYDPDSPTNATTGSGGASANEPLLGDLSASTAPPAKAI